Below is a genomic region from Eupeodes corollae chromosome 1, idEupCoro1.1, whole genome shotgun sequence.
acaacatttttaaatttgaaaaaaattacttaagaaGTATGCCAGGAGGTATATGTAAGAAAAAAGCGGTCGAATGCaaataaatcaatacaaattgtaaGTTTCTCAGTGAGTAAAAATCAACTAAATTCTGTGTGAgccttaattaattttaaaaaattaataagaactCTCGTTCTTGGGCAATACTCCAATTGgctaaaaagaatacaaatacttttgGTAAGTTGTTGTCTATTTTTGTAAGGTAATCATAGTTCCATTCAAAACTGgtgttttactttaaaatagttggaaaaaaatgtccttcgcaacaagaaattcaaaattatttggttCTAGATGAAACCCTCGAGCAAGAAATTAAATTTGGCTAAATgattgaatttattaataaggcatacaaatattggttttgaatagtCATAGGtgaagaagaatttttcaatgTTGATGAAGTCGTGACAGAAGCAACAGAAGAAATCGAAGACTGCATCTTGGATCCAAGTTATAATTGCGAAGATGAGGTCGGATCAAATGCCAACATAGAAGATCAAGCATTACATACCAATCAAGACACAGCGGAAGAAgaaacttatacaaaaaggaACAGATGGAGAAAAGCTTGTccacaaaattggaaaaaaaatgtcaacaaaaaaatgaggCCTAAGTGTTTGCCATACAAGGATAATAAAggtaatttaaaactaaaaaaagctCCCAAACAGAATCCGGCCCATAAATGCACATTCAACTGCTCGAATATTAATGAGGACTCTTGACTAAAACTATGTAAATTATATTGGGCTTTGAGTTTTGtggaacaaaaaaattgtattcttcaGAATGTTGAATGCCTTGCGCCAAAATACAGGCGACTAAGAAACGAAAGTGCAATTCCGCGACAAACtgccaaaaagtatttttttattcacaatGATATCAAAACAAGAGTATGCCAACAATTTTTCTTGAGTACATTAAACATCTCTAATCGATGTGTAATTATTGCATTCTTAGGAAGGGACGAGTTTGGTGGTCAATTTTCTGCAGAAGATAAAAGAGGCAAAAAACCTCCAATCAATTAAACAAGCCAAGAGATAAttgacaatgttaaaaaacataTCGAAAGTTTTCCGTCGATGGAAAGCCATTACTGCCGGAAAAATAGTCAACGAAAATATTTAGACAGTCAgctttcaataagaaaaatgtactatttattcaaaaaacagcATCCTCAAAGTACCATATCCGAAACCACATATAGGAGAACATTTTGCAACGattataatttatcttttttcgTACCCAAAAAAGATCAATGTCTTttatgcaataaaataatataaaatttcatctACAGCTGCAAAGCTCGATATGCAAGTCGAGTATGAAAGCCATTTACATCGCAAAAAAGAGGCATTTGATGAAAAACAAACTGACAAAGAAAGGTCAAATGTGGATGAGAGCTTTAGATCAATTTCGATTGATATGCAAAGTGTGCTTCAAATACCATCAACTGATGTTTCTTTAACATACTATAAGAGGAAACTTATACTTCATAATTTTACAGTTTATGAATCGGGTTTGCCAAATAATGCTTTTTGTTACGCTTGGTCAGAGGTATATGGCAAAGGTGGGAGCTGCGAAGCCGGGTCTTATGTTCTGAAATACATTGAGCAATTACCTGAACACGTAAAGGAGCTTTCAATATTTTCGGATACTTGTGCCGGCCAGGCACATATTTGCCAGGAATGTAAATATTGTTgcactgtttttaaatttagtgcAAACATCTAATTTGCAAATtgttgaccaaaaatttttagaaagtggTCATTCTTATATGGAAGTTGATTCTACGCATAGTgccatagaaaaacaaaaaaagttcaagtCAATTTATTGCATCAATGACTGGCTAAATATATTCAAAGCTGCAAGGGTTCGagatccaaaaaaaaaccttacgaagctattgaaatgaaatttgaaaatttgtacaaCTTAAAGTTATTAGCCGAAAATCctataaaaaataagacaatTGACGTTGACGGCCAAAAAGTTAACTGGcataaaattaaatggtttcgttacgaaaaaaataaaccggGAATACTTCAATTCAAATATGAATTTGGCGAAAATTTTCGAAGCTTGAACGTTTCTAAGAGCTGTCGTAGAGGAAGAAACCCTGTTCTTAAATATATGCCGGTTAAAGAATGGCCAAAACTATACACCGAACCATTTAAAATAAGCTCAGCTAAGAAAAAAGACCTCATCGAAATGTGTAATAAAGGCGTCATTCCTGAAATTTTTCATtcttggttttcatcattaccGTCACCATGTAACATAAAAGATTAACTGCCAGATCCAGATGCATTAGATGAAAGTtatattgaataatttattattttaaattccaactttttaaaaccttcaaatatttaaaaccttcTTTCATTacttagtttttaattgttttgtattgtaaaattacttaTTAACCTATAATAAAGCTCTTGTCTTTACTTTTGGACTAAAATCATGTTGTTTCCTTTAACTTTATAATATGTCAGAAAACTATtgattacaaacaaataattggAAATCACTAAAAGGCACTAAGTCACGACTTTTTTCATTTGCGTTCACATAATTATCatattagtttttcaaaaaggaaataaatttttagaaataaatgtcaaaatgttgagTTTGTGTTTAATGggattattttacaaataacagttattattgaattttcacaagagaaataatcttaaaaatcgatttactcaaaactactttttttgacTTAGTGCATTTTGCCTGCATAGCGACGGTATTTTTGTAGGTACACGAACTTGTCTAGAACACAAAACATTAACATTACAAACAAGGTAATGTCATatttcgatgttcaaatggtagacatgtgcattcaagaggacacaagcgtccacaggttttttcttaaaaccaacctctgtctatcaactcctactctcacctccacgtggtgaacatcgggtgcctagtacctcaactggagattgggttccaaccccagtggaaagttgttgggggcagcaaacgagagaggtggggagaggtgtttccacttaggcacctctccttatccagacggcagcggaggaattcccgagatggaatcaacggtggcgtctacagttccagtaaggttgaactacttagtgaacacattatagggcttcttcgacttattcggagtccaggcctgtaaggagcggttttatccggctccccatccttggagttatacttaggatctggccctccaggttgggggttgtgcgttgtggtgacttcctggccacgtaaaagctttcaaagttgcgaagcaccaacaagcctcggatacggacggatttactgttgacaaccaacgcaaacgaataaaggacaacgaacttcggatatgcacgtggaatgttaggtcccttaacagaccacgtgcggccgaagaattagcggaggccctagaacgatataaagcagatatcaccgccatccaggaaatacgatgggatgggccgggaaaaaagaggatgaaaaactgcgatatttactatggtgactgctaccacgaaaaccaacagcgcttatttggatgcggattcgtcattggagccagacttaggcaagaagtcttgagctataggtgcatcaatgagcgcctcatgaccatacgcatcaaggctaaattcggcaacattagcctgatatgcgcgcacgcccccacagaagagaaagacgacaacaccaaagatatgttcttcgagctcatagattttgctgcggggcgaaacgtcatggtagccagtacgcgttttccacacctcaacatccacaaaggaacttggacttctccagatcaatctaccgtcaaccagattgaccatattgcgatcgacgccagacacgcttccagcattatggatgtacgaactttccgaggagctaacatcgactcggaccactacctcgttgtagccagggtagcacttcggatttccagacccaaggcaaaacagggaggtgctgggagaagatacaacgtcgaacggctacaatcgccagagatcgccaaatccttttccgaccgagtgacaagtaacctctctcgaagttctctgccgccaacacaatgtatcgaaaaccagtggcaacattgccaagatgcaatcagagaatccgcctctgatgtgctgggaacccctggtttaatgaggaatgtcggcaggcaaatgcagccaaacaacaggcacgcaaagcggcgctgcataaaaggacgagagctgctcctgagctctatgagcagaagaggcgagaggaacgccgacttttcagaaggaaaaagagagggcatgagaagcgtgcggtcgaagatgttgagaggtataaaagcaggaatgaggttcgaaagttttataaacaggtgaaacgaaattcacaggtacataaacctagaaccgaaggctgcaaagacgaaagtggaaacatcatagtggaaccgcagtcaatgctgaggatatggagtaaccacttctgcagactgtataacggcgacgaagaactgaatcccgctgtcaggcaggatgacccattcgatatagacgacgaaagccaacaatcccgtcctcccgacttagacgaagtaaagattgccatatctaagttgaagtctaataaagccgctggagcagatggcttgaatgccgagctctttaaagcagctggggataagctggttaggagcatgcaccaacttatctgtaaaatatggtcggaagagagcatgcccgatgaatggaacctcagtattgtttgcccaatcctgaaaaaagaagaccctctaaactgcaccaactatagaggaataagtctacttaacatcgcctataaaatcttttctgccgtaatatgtgaacgtctaaagcccatcgtcaacaaactgataggtccttatcagtgtggttttagaccaggaaagtccacagttgatcaaatattcacattacggcagatcctggaaaaaactcaagagcaccaaatcgacacccaccatcttttcatcgatttcaaggccgcatatgacagcatctacagggacgagctgtatagagccatgtctagttttggcatccctgccaaactcgtccgtttgtgcaggatgaccatggagaattcacgctgctccataaaggttggaaacaacttaacagaaccttttgatgtcaaaaaaggttttagacaaggtgatgcgctgtcatgcgatttttttaacatcgtgcttgaaagaatagtgcagagctcacacgtcaacactagaggcactatctttcaaaagtctgtccaattactggcatatgctgatgacattgacataatcggaagaactcagcgtgatgtcaatggggcttttgtgagtattgaggcagaggcggcaaaaatgggtttaacggttaatgagggcaaaacaaagtacattctgtcgtctagaaaggacatacaacaccgacgttttggtcaaaacgtcacaatcgacagacgtacctttgaggtagtcaaggacttcgtctacctaggctccgctgtaaacgcagaaaacaacaccagcgctgagatcaaacgcagaataactcttgctaaccgctgtttctttgcactaagaaagcaattgagtagtaatgccctctctcgagggaccaaagtgttgctatataagacccttatcatccccgtcctgctatacggtgcagaagcatggaccatgacaaaagcggatgaaagcaccttgggtcgcttcgagagaaaagttcttcgtgtgatctacggtcccgtatgcatcgaaggggagtggaggagaagatggaacgacgaactgtacgggctttacagcgacgtagacttagcaagaagagtaaaagtccaacgactaagatggctgggtcacgtagagcgcatggaaaccaatgatccggcccggaaagtcttcgaatccgcacccacaggacagcgcagtagaggaagaccgcggatcaggtggcgcgcacaagtgaaaggtgacctcacccaacttggagcgcgaaactggagacatctagctagggaccgagctagatggagaagtttgttgggtgaggccctagttcacacaggactgtagcgccaccttaagtaagtaagtaatgtcaTATTTCCCACGTGCTATAGAGAAGGCCACTTGCAAAAGATAGAATATtagaatattatttatatttataagggAAATGAAAAAGCGAATTTGTTTCGAGTGAATGATACTCGGGCAAAACTCGTGTTAGGGCTAAATATctgtaaaagaaaatgtatttgaagacgatatctctgctggttcttgagatatggcggACGAAAAAAGGTATCCCGCACTTGTACGGATTTACACACGCACTCATAGGCATctcttttaaaaccttttatttacattctagggaccttcaaacgAAGAGAAATGTCGATTGGGCCGAtcacaataactttctatggaaagttaataaaacaacaaatttggtTTTCTCggattttacaatttttttttgttttatttttcctttttttttaaattgagtttgaataaattatttaatttgaatttactatCGTTAAATTCTTAGACAAAGaatgtataacaaaaatttaaagaaaacaatagcaaaacaaaaataataaaataaacaagttaatgtagtttttttcaaagcaaTTCACAGCGCATATTtccgagaaaaataaaaataaaacattttataattttttttttgattttttttatagatttgtgGCTTAGTGTTATTCTCTACACAATCGGGTCCAAAATGAACATgggaatatttaattaaataaagtttctattttttttgtatgtttaaaatatataatagatataagaaaagaaaagatttttttttgtaagatttttttcataattttgttgacttaaagttaaattttgttctctAGATGTTATCAACTGAATCAGCATCATCTTCTGAACTTATTTCATCACCAAACTCAATATCTTCATCGAGACCGTCTTCGACGAATGTGACTGTGTCATTGATACGCACGGATTCTGGGAATTCACCGtatgttttcaaatttctgGCTTCATCTGGTGTGTACTTCAATATGACATCGGCCTTTGAGTCTTGATAGTCACGGAGACCAACAAGAATTATATCACCTTGATTAATCCATACCtatgaagataaaaataaaatttttaacgtTTTAGTATTGTGTAAAACGTGAGCTTATTAATTTGGTTTGGTACATAATTACTTAGGAAGAAATATGtttcttaatatatttttttacccTACGGTAAAATAatcgatatttttttgtaacaatgTCGTTTTTTTCTTGGCAAAACAGGACCAACTTTTAAGAATCAGATATGTTTTCTGCAGTTTGTGCTGGTTATCTGTCACgtatttgataatcaaatatttgtCAATGCTGATAAGAGAGCTATACATATTCACAGAATTATAGCAATATCTTACCTAGAGCTTAAAGATCTTTACAAAAGTTGGTGTTAAAACGagttaagaaatatttacaaaaatattattgaaaaaaacttttcttcttttacattttttaggtAAGTTGCACATAGCAACACGAGGGTCAAAATATCGATGTATGCAATGAAACCTTTACTTGTTTGACTTGGGTCTATACCCTTGTTAGGCGGGGGGTACATTTTCAGAAAAgtcttattttaacaaaaaaaaaaggaagttttAGGTATACAGATATGAATTTGGATTCAAAATGAAGAACATTCAATTAGCTTTAAGTCGTAAAGTGTACCTATGGTGAAGAAATTAGCCCTGACAatacctgaaaaaaaaagtttttcgcgGTCTTATCGATTTTTTGCTATGTTGCGAGCAGACTTCGAGTTCAAAATtctgttaatatgattgagatcgttatagaagtATTCTCTTagataattcttgcgtttttgagcatgTACACAGGATGTGAAGAACTGTTCCCTTCTCCTCCTCATCCTTCtgcaagtcatttgagaatacgcctatcCGCgtagcgtgctttcctattagacagtgtccggttatgaaaccgattatcgagcttatatgcgatctgcttagagacaGCAAGCACCTTGAGCTCTTTAAATCTAGTGGTGCATCCcagtgatgttattccacctgatgtttgcTTTCTTCATAGCGTGTTGCATTAGCTATAGTTTACATATAGGGATTGGTTGGCGAATGGATTGTACTGTAACATTTCTAGCAAgtttatctgccttacaatttcctggaaaGTCTCTATGGCCTAGCACCCAgcaaaagtgaatattaaatcgttgtgccatctccattagagatgttCGACAGTTATGACCGTAATAGATTTTGTggagagtccagagatttgatagcggcctaattatctgagaaaatacggacaTGAGATGTTGATATTACCATAGACTAACTAATAATAAAGACAGGACACTtcatagaaagaaaaagaaaccaattttAGATTGCCTCCACCGAGATTGCCTCCACAGCATACATGTTTTGTTCGAAGAGCGATactttgtttgttgttatgatTAAAAGTTGCAAGTTGCAATGAATGATCGAACCACACACAggccaaaataaaaagaacacagcGCAGACGCAGATACGTACATATTCACTTTCACAGTTTGATGCGTAaacttaacaacaacaaaaacacacgcAACGAGCTCTGTTTTCTGCATCTATTTCATTGTGCTATCACAGCGCAGACGCAGATATAGACATATTCACAGAGTGATGTAGGTATaaacttcacaaaaaaaaaaaacacagttttaatttttgttgtgtctTTTTTCCAAGATTGCGATatgcctttttatttgttttaactttttttttaaatatttttagcttccttccggtgttgctTCAACTCCTTTTTGGACGTTGTAGGCTTTGAACTCCcccaaacacaaacatttttaagcataATAAGAATTATATAATCTAGATATACAATGTGGTGAGAACTGCAAACGTTTTCGCTAtggaaaaccaaaaagaaaactttggAATCCTATTAGTTTCTAGAATACACTTTTCTGTAAttgtggatttaatttttttttgtatgtggaGTGCTGCTgatgacttttttaaaaacttttacatGAACCTTACAGATTTCAAAGAAAAGATCAGTTGGATCAATTATGCAACCGAAATCtgatgtttttgagaaatttttgtgaaaaaaatgtttcagaagactttttcattttaatagatTTCCCACATCTTTTCATATCAGTTTCGCATAATTTACAAGATATTTTCTAAGTCATCGTCAAAATTGCTTCCCCGATGAAATACCTTAGAGAAAGGTCCTCTATTAAAATATTCTCCTCTAATATTAAATTCTGGAAGGTCAACATCTTCATCTTCACCTTCTTCTATGACTTCTCCAGGTAAATTTGGATTTTCTCTATTATTTTGATAACTATACTACCAGGATTTGATTGGGAAAATATATCTTCTGACAAAAATTCCTCCGTGTCTTATTCGCAATTTGATGCATAAGTGCTCAGGGATGAAAACTTATGTGACATTATTTTCGcaataatattgttaaaattgaaaacagatGGATTTG
It encodes:
- the LOC129941555 gene encoding eukaryotic translation initiation factor 1A, X-chromosomal; this translates as MPKNKGKGGKNRRRGKNENEFEKRELIFKEDQQEYAQVTKMLGNGRLEAMCFDGVKRLCHIRGKLRKKVWINQGDIILVGLRDYQDSKADVILKYTPDEARNLKTYGEFPESVRINDTVTFVEDGLDEDIEFGDEISSEDDADSVDNI